A window of Fusarium musae strain F31 chromosome 1, whole genome shotgun sequence genomic DNA:
ATATTCGATATCATTAAGTTCTTCCCAGGACGCCGGCACTAGTGAAGAGCTCGCCTATACTGACCCACCATCTTTTCAGCGTTCCAGCCACGCAGACATACCAACAGCCAAAATTTATGAAGTTTCTTTCTCGTTGTACCTTGTTCGGAcctccttcaacttcctGTGCTGTTCTTCACGCTCCAGAGCTCAAATGGATCATGAAACGCCATGGATCACCTCTGCTGGGGGTTCAGAGCAATAAGATGGCGCGTTATCTGAACTTGAAGGCACTGATAATCCTGGGTGTTCCATGTCTGGAGGCGGCGAGATTCAGCGAGAGATTGTTGTGCTTCAGGAGAAGGCGCAGCAAAAGTTCTATCGGGGGCTAAACGGGATCATGCGATCGAATTATAGGTACGAGGTCAGCAGATTGGAGAAGGTTGATGCTCGACATACCCGGACAGAGGACCGAGGTAGTAGGAAGAAGCACAGACGACTCAACCAAGGGAAAGGCTAGGGCagtttgttgaagaagctattGGAAAACTACGTACAGGTGTCATTGATCAAAATCAGCTGGATTGATGTTGGCCACGACCTTAAGAAGTTGCGAGGCCAAGGTCCAGCGAAAGACCGGCCTCTCACCCACGATCGAGCTCCTACGACTACAGGTGAACGATAGATTTCACGAGATTTATACCTACCCAGCATGTCAGTAACGAAGCACTGCCGCCAAGGAACTAGATGTGAAGGCATCGACGAATCGAGTGTGTCGTTTTTCGTACCGACGTGACGGTCTTCACCAAGATCACATCGTCTCATGGCCAGTCTCTTGATCTTTTGACTCCTCTGTGTCGACCAGAAGATATGGCGCCGATCGAAGAATCTCTTAAGAAATTAGACCTCAAGACGGCATCATCGTTTTCACATAGTTGAGGAAGCATCTGCGACATCCAGAACTTCATCAAGGCTTAAATTTGGAAGTCGCGCCAACAATAATGGTCGATTCATCTGGTGTCAGGTCTTCACCACTAGTTTACCTAGGTTTCGACCTTTGATCACGAGTCGTCTCAACTATATTCTTGGGTCTacaaataattaattacttcaAAACAGGAATGAATCTAGAAGAGTTAATCAGAATACTAAGTAGTTAATAAGTCATAGCATAAAATGCAAAGCAATCTAATTTCATGTCTTCTATGGTGGTTGTTGTGAATGAAGCACCCAGGACTTGTCTCATTCGAGCTAATGCGGgcctcggggggcaagaaaacagcaaaCCTTAAGAAAGGgtgttaaaataaactcagtaaaagttatcctaagcttaggctatattacctgagtctttttatcatttagACTTaaggtcctgtgttttctttcttcccctcGGAGGGCTACTTTTACTACGCTACACTCCTAAAGTTCATCCAATCAGCTAAGGCGCAGTGGCAGAGTGGTCTAATGCGATAGACTAGAAATCTATTCTCCTCGGAGGCGTCTGTTCGAATCAGGCCTGCGTCGATTGGTTTTTTTTTCATCTTTTGCCTGTTGttttcttgatcttccttTTTTGCTAGGTCGTCTTGATGTGACTGGCTGCCAATCGAGGTTCGGATGATAATTGATGGACAACTCTTCACAGCCGGCAATTATTCTAAGTTTGCATACTTATTATTCTAGCCAATTCTTACCTAATGATAGGTTTCGATTTCCGAATAGCCAAAATCCATAGCATCTGTAGACTTTTGGTAAGACGGGGTGAAACATTCGCCGCACCTCTTAGGACGGAGGCTAACTCCTGTCGAAAGCATCCGAACGTAAGCCCAGCTCCAGCAATAGGATATCAGACAAGCTACCGTATATATGTTGGCTTAGTTGACAAATCCCATACTACGGAGCATTTGAAAAACAGTGTCAGCAATTAGTTTCCCATAGGAGTCGGAGTTCATTTAATGAAGCCTCCGTTTTCTATTTCTGTTACTTCGTGACTTCATGGATTTGTCTTATAAATTGACATTCTTCCTCTGAAGATGTGACGATATCATCAGTGCAACTAGACTTGTGGTAAAGTGATCATGATGGCTTCTGCGGAAAAGAAAGGTACTGCCTCACTTTACAAAGTCGAGGCAACTAACCAGACACTCTCATCGCCACCCTCTGTCAACTCGTCAGACCAGACGAAAACAGcccgagaagatgaagaagctcaaacaCCAGTTACTTCAAAGACAAAACCGGCTTTCAACAGAGATTATCGCTTCTGGATGATCATGGTTACTTTAGTCCTGGCAACACTCCTCGCATCCCTCGAAGCAACAGTTGTCATAACTTCTCTCCCAACCATCGTCGAGAGTCTCAATCTTGGAAGTAGTTACATCTGGGTTACCAATGTCTTTTTCCTCACCACGTAAGTTCCTCCTTCGATTTCAATACGGGGCTGACATGCTGCAGAGCTTGTGTTCAACCCCTGTTTGGCCAGCTCTGTAATCTCTGGGGCCGCAAGAAAGTCATGATGTTCATCTTTGCTACATATACACTTGGAAGTGGTATCGCAGGTGGTGCTAACGGCGGTGCTATGCTAATCGCTGGACGCGCTATTCAAGGTATTGGTAGTGGTGGAGTCACCATGGTCAACGATGTGATCATCTCTGATCTGGTGCCACTTCGATATAGAGGAAACTACATCGCTATACTTCTTCTGGTGGCCACTATTGGATTCGCTGTTGGGCCTTTCCTTGGTGGTGTTATTGTTGAGAACACGACTTGGAGATGGGTAAGTATATCCACCATACGTGCCGACTTATACTGACTTATTAGGTATTCTACCTCAATCTTCCCATAGGGGGCGTTGCTATCGCCGTTACGTACTTCTTTCTGAACCTCCAATACGATCGAAGTCAGTCTACCATGGATAAACTCCGTCGTATCGACTACATCGGCAACGCTATCCTCATCGCATCAAGCGTCTCGATTCTCATTGCCCTTACTTGGGCAGGTCCCGTTCATCCTTGGCCAGATGCTCGAATCATAGCTCCCCTGATAATCGGCCTCCTCGGCCTTGTCGGTTTCGTTATATACGAAGCCTCAGGAATTCCTTCAGAACCTGTCATGCCAATTCGCCTGTTCCCAGGTCGCACATCATCCATTATCTACATCAACACGTTTCTCAACATGTTGTTAATCCAATGGTGTTACTTCTTCCTACCGTTGTACTTCCAAGCTGTCAAGCTGTCAACACCTTCGCGGTCAGGAGTGCAAATGCTCCCCGTTGCTCTCATCGCCATCCCAGGCGCAGCGCTCTCTGCGGTCGTCCTCTCGAAATGGGGCAAGTATAAGATGCTTCACGTATCaggcttcttcctcatgaCTCTCGGTGTTGGCCTCCTCGGTCTTCTTCACGAAGATAGTCCTCCTGCGGCTTGGATTCTGCTGCAGTTCATTCCAGCTATCGGCTCTGGCTTCCTTCTGAATACCCTTTTGCCTGCTTTTCAAGCCGCgactgatgaggaagatcaaGCTGCTGCAACGGGTAACTGGACTTTCATGCGTTCTTTCGGCGCTGTTTGGGGCGTAGCAATCGCTGGATCTATTTTCAACACGTATACGAAGCAGTATTCGCACATGATCGATAACGAGTTGGCGCGGGAAAGGCTCAGCTCAGGAGATTCTTACCAGAGCGCGACACGAGCTTTCGTTCTACAATTTGACGAGGTTGTTCAGACTCAAATTCGACATGTTTTCATGCTGTCTTTGAGTAAAGTCTACGTCATCTCTGTAGCATTCGGCGGGCTTGCTTGGGTACTATCTCTGTTTGAGAAAGATATTCCACTACGTAAAGAGTTGGATACACGGTACGGTTTGGATGAGAAGGCACCCGCTgagcagaagaaagaggacGCATAGCCATAGTATCTAATTTTTGCTTTTTGTCAAAGCCCGATTGAGCCCTTTTGTATTCTAat
This region includes:
- a CDS encoding hypothetical protein (EggNog:ENOG41): MASAEKKGTASLYKVEATNQTLSSPPSVNSSDQTKTAREDEEAQTPVTSKTKPAFNRDYRFWMIMVTLVLATLLASLEATVVITSLPTIVESLNLGSSYIWVTNVFFLTTACVQPLFGQLCNLWGRKKVMMFIFATYTLGSGIAGGANGGAMLIAGRAIQGIGSGGVTMVNDVIISDLVPLRYRGNYIAILLLVATIGFAVGPFLGGVIVENTTWRWVFYLNLPIGGVAIAVTYFFLNLQYDRSQSTMDKLRRIDYIGNAILIASSVSILIALTWAGPVHPWPDARIIAPLIIGLLGLVGFVIYEASGIPSEPVMPIRLFPGRTSSIIYINTFLNMLLIQWCYFFLPLYFQAVKLSTPSRSGVQMLPVALIAIPGAALSAVVLSKWGKYKMLHVSGFFLMTLGVGLLGLLHEDSPPAAWILLQFIPAIGSGFLLNTLLPAFQAATDEEDQAAATGNWTFMRSFGAVWGVAIAGSIFNTYTKQYSHMIDNELARERLSSGDSYQSATRAFVLQFDEVVQTQIRHVFMLSLSKVYVISVAFGGLAWVLSLFEKDIPLRKELDTRYGLDEKAPAEQKKEDA